DNA from Kitasatospora herbaricolor:
AAAGGTGGCGTTTCCCCGGCGATGCTCCCCCGGATGGTCGAAAGAGCGTTACGTTCAGCTCGCCGAGCACGACGGAGTGTCCGCTTCCGGCCCTTCCGGGGGCGGGAGTTGGGAGTCCGGCGGCCGGTGCGAGGTGCTTGAACACCAGTACGACAGCGCACGAGCAGGACAACCGGACGAGCACGGCGGTACACCAGGACGACCGCACCCGGGTGAGACAGCACCCGGTGCGCGGACAGCGGTACGAGCGAGCACCTCGGCGGTACGAACAGGTACGGCACGTCTAGGAATCGCCCGCGACCGTCGGGCATCACGAGCGGGGCCCCGTGGGCGGGGCCGGGCGGGATGGGGACGTTCCCATGGCAGAGAAGCAACCCAACGAGAAGCTGGCCTCGTGGTTCGGCCGAAGCGGCTGGTCCAAGGGCGAGTTGGCCCGGCAGGTCAACCGTCGGGCGCGCCAGATCGGCGCGCACCACGTCTCCACCGACACCTCACGGGTGCGTCGCTGGCTCGACGGTGAACAACCCCGCGAGCCCATTCCGAAGATCATGTCCGAACTCTTCTCCGAGCGCTTCGGCTCGGTGGTCTCGATCGAGGACCTGGGGCTGCGCGCGATCGTCCCGGTCTCCACCGTGGGCGGCGGCGTCGACCTGCCCTGGAGCGCCCCGCAGACCGTCCAGCTGATCAGCGAGTACTCGCGCAGCGACCTGATGCTCAACCGGCGCGGATTCCTGGGCACTTCGCTCGCCCTGACGGCCGGTGCCGCGCTGATCGAGCCGATGCAGCGCTGGCTGACCCCCGGCCCGGGCGGCGCCCCCACCCCGATCCTGGCCGCCGCCAACGGCGGCGAGCCGTTCAGCGGCCGGCTGTCCGAGCCCGAACTGGAACTGCTGGAGCAGACCACGGTGATGTTCCGCCAGTGGGACGCCCAGAACGGCGGCGGCCTGCGCCGCAAGGCGGTGGTCGGCCAGCTGCACGAGGTCACCGACCTGCTGCAGGAGAGCTACCCGGAGCAGACCACCCGGAGGCTGTTCCGGCTCACCGCCGAACTCGCCCACCTCGCCGGCTGGATGTCCTACGACGTCGGCATGCACCCCAGCGCGCAGAAGTACTACGTGCTCGCGCTGCACGCCGCCAAGGAGGCCGGCGACCGCCCGTTCGGCGCGCTCATCCTCACCGACATGAGCCGGCAGATGATCCACCTGAACCGCGGCGAGGACGCCCTGGAGCTGATCCACCTCGCCCAGTACGGCAGCCGCGACACCGCCACCCCCAAGCAGCAGTCCCTGCTGTACGCGATGGAGGCGCGCGCCTACTCGACGATCGGCGAGGTCAACCGCTGCGCCCGGGCCGTCCGGCTGGCGGAGGACACCTTCACCGACATCCGCGAGGGCGACAACGACCCGGACTGGCTGAAGTTCTTCTCGGCCGCCGAGCTCAACGCCGAGAACGCGCACTCCTACCGCGACCTCGCCTACCACTCCAGCCGCAGCGACCTGTACGCCTCGATGGCCGCACCGGTGATGGAGCGCGCCGTGGACCTGTTCCGCCAGGACGACGACCACGTCCGCTCCTACGCCTTCAACCTGGTCGGCATGGCCAGCGTCCACCTGCTGCAGAACGAGCCGGAGCAGGCCGCCGTGATGGCGGAGCAGGCGGTGGACATCGCCACCAAGGTGCGCTCGGAGCGGCTCAACACCCGGGTCCGCAAGACCTCGGAGGCGGCCAACCGGAACTTCAAGGGCGTGCCCGGGGTCAGCCGGCTGGCCGACCGCGTGGTGCAGGAGATCCCGGAGTTCGCCTCGGCCGTCTGACCGGCCGGGTCCGCCGCTCCCGCGTCCCCGGTCGTCCCCCGTTCTCCCCCCGTTCCCCGTGGTCCTCCGGTGCCCGGGGGGCGGGCTCCCGCCCCCGCCCGGGCCCTTCCGTCCTGGCCCGTCCGCCCCGCCCCGCCCGTTCCGGGCCGGCTGCCCGCCTCCGTCCGGCCGGGCCGCCGCGCCCCGTCGGGCGGGGCCGCCGCCTGGCCCGTCAGGTGCGGGACCGTAGAGTTCCGGCCACCGGGACCCGCCCGTACGTCCGCCCCGGGGCCCGTGGAGGCCCGAATATCCACGTCGGTGATCGTTTGAGCACTCCGGGTGCTGTGCGGCCGTACGGTAACCCATCTTCTGTCATGGCACGGCCGTAGTTCACGTCGGCGTAACCCACACGT
Protein-coding regions in this window:
- the nsdA gene encoding transcriptional repressor NsdA; this encodes MGGAGRDGDVPMAEKQPNEKLASWFGRSGWSKGELARQVNRRARQIGAHHVSTDTSRVRRWLDGEQPREPIPKIMSELFSERFGSVVSIEDLGLRAIVPVSTVGGGVDLPWSAPQTVQLISEYSRSDLMLNRRGFLGTSLALTAGAALIEPMQRWLTPGPGGAPTPILAAANGGEPFSGRLSEPELELLEQTTVMFRQWDAQNGGGLRRKAVVGQLHEVTDLLQESYPEQTTRRLFRLTAELAHLAGWMSYDVGMHPSAQKYYVLALHAAKEAGDRPFGALILTDMSRQMIHLNRGEDALELIHLAQYGSRDTATPKQQSLLYAMEARAYSTIGEVNRCARAVRLAEDTFTDIREGDNDPDWLKFFSAAELNAENAHSYRDLAYHSSRSDLYASMAAPVMERAVDLFRQDDDHVRSYAFNLVGMASVHLLQNEPEQAAVMAEQAVDIATKVRSERLNTRVRKTSEAANRNFKGVPGVSRLADRVVQEIPEFASAV